In the genome of Paenarthrobacter ilicis, the window CGGGGAGGGAAGCTTCGGCTCCTATCACGCGGCCGATGTTCTGCCACGAAGGGATCTCTACCTCATCACGGACCATGAGGGCGTGCCATTCGAGGACGATGGATGGCGGGAAGGTGAACACCGTCGAGCTGAAATGACTGAATGGTTCAAGGAAAGCCTGACGGCCGAAGGGCACTCCTGGATACTTGTCAGTGGTGACCACCAGCGGCGGATGAAGACCGCCGTCGAAACCATCGATCTCATCCTGTCCCAGCGCAACGGCTTCACCTCCCCGCCGTGGGCAACCCGGACGGCACTGGAAGGAGCGCCGGCATGAAGGCGAAGCCGCAGACCTCCAAGGAATTCCTGGAGGCTTATGACCCAGGAAAGTACCCATCAGTTGCCCTGACATCGGACTTGGTGGTCTTCGCCGTTTCGGCCGGGTTGTTGAATGTTGCGCTGGTGCGACGGGGGGAGCACCCTTTCAAAGGTTCCTTGGCGCTGCCGGGCGGTTTCGTTGGACCTGAGGAGTCCGCAGAAGAAGCGGCGAGGAGGGAACTGGCAGAGGAGACAGGGCTGGATCTGGGCACGCTGCCCGTCCACGTTGAGCAGCTGGCCACCTATACCAGTCCAGGTCGGGATCCCAGAATGCGCGTTGTGTCAGTGGCCCATCTGGCGCTCCTGGCAACTGGCGGAACCGTCCTGCCGCGGATTTCCGCGGGGTCCGATGCTGCTGCGGCCACGTGGCAGCCGGTCCATGACGTCATTGCCGGCGGGGACCTGGCCTTTGACCATGAGGTCATCCTGCAGGACGGGCTCGCGCGACTCTCCGGGAAGATGGAGTACACCACCGTGGCCGCCCGCCTGCTGCCCCACGAGTTCACATTGACGCAACTCCGAAGTGTCTACGACGCCGTCTGGGACACCACGCTGCCTGCTGGAAACTTCACGCGCAAAATGATGCCGCACCTTAATCCCACGGGCCATAAGGCTCGGGCGGCTGCCGGAGGTGCTCCTGCGGCGCTGTTCACTTCCACCGGGCGGCACATCCACCCGCCACTGACGAATCCTCGGATGAGCAACTAAGCGAAGGGCATCAGCCCTGGCGTCAGGACCGGAAGAACCCGCCCCGACGCGTCATCGAGGTGCGCGCCGCACTAATCACATCGGATCGGGAAGCCACGCAGCGGTTGGCCGTCTGCTGTAGAGCCGGAAGTGCGCTCGCCGCCTCGGCGAAGTGATCGTCGCGAATCATGGACTCGATCGCCCTGCACTGGTGTTCGGTCTCAACCGCACCCACCATGGCCGAAGTGATCCGCAGACTCAGTACCGCCGTCGTGGTTTCTATCGGGTCGCCGTGCTCAACAGCCTCGACTATCCGGCCCACCCGGTTGGGCAGCATGGACAGGTACTTGTTGAGGAAGC includes:
- a CDS encoding Hpt domain-containing protein, with the translated sequence MTPRNNREGFDMERLRNLAEDLGDPAPALRFLNKYLSMLPNRVGRIVEAVEHGDPIETTTAVLSLRITSAMVGAVETEHQCRAIESMIRDDHFAEAASALPALQQTANRCVASRSDVISAARTSMTRRGGFFRS
- a CDS encoding NUDIX hydrolase codes for the protein MKAKPQTSKEFLEAYDPGKYPSVALTSDLVVFAVSAGLLNVALVRRGEHPFKGSLALPGGFVGPEESAEEAARRELAEETGLDLGTLPVHVEQLATYTSPGRDPRMRVVSVAHLALLATGGTVLPRISAGSDAAAATWQPVHDVIAGGDLAFDHEVILQDGLARLSGKMEYTTVAARLLPHEFTLTQLRSVYDAVWDTTLPAGNFTRKMMPHLNPTGHKARAAAGGAPAALFTSTGRHIHPPLTNPRMSN